In Insulibacter thermoxylanivorax, the DNA window ACTTCAAGTTTACAACGCCATCTTCCGTTTCGTTGAAGAAGTTCGGCTTTAAGATCAGAGTGTTCTCCTCATAATTCGGTTCGAAGGTGTAGGAGAATTCCTTGAACGGCGTCCAGTTCTGCGGACCCGCGAAGCTTCCGTCTTCATAGTAAGCTTCCATCGTTGCCAGCAGATCGCCGTTATATTGGACAGGAATCGCGAAGTCCACCGTTGTGCCTTCCGCTGCTCCGAATACCGGCGTGTCGTAGTAGATCACGCGGAAAGTCCAAGGCGCACCCAGGTTGAAATAGGTCGTCAATCTCGCTTGTTCACCGAATTCACCCGATGCGGTTAATCGCTCCAGCAGGTCGGCGTTCAGCGTGATCACGCCCGTCTGGCGGTTGAAACGGAAATCCTGCTTCATCTTAAGCGGCTGTTCACCGATAGTGAGCATCATGAAGCGTCTGCCGTTCATCTCGAACGGGATCGTGACGTCTTCGACTTCCCCGCCCTTCTTCACGAAGACGAGATCCGTCATACCTACAGCGGAGCGGCCTCTCCAGCTCTCCCGCATCCATTCGTACAGCTGCGGATCGTTCCATTCGAAGGTGCGGCGGTTGAAGTGCTGGCCGTTATCCCACAGCATATGGGTGAGGCCTTTGTCTTGCGCATAGTTGAGCATGTACGCGAAGAATTTCAGTTTCTCGCCCTGTTCAATCGTGCCGGTATGCTGGTCGAAACCTAACAGGCCGAATTCACCGATGATCACCGGGATGCCTTGGGATACGAAGGTATCATACAGACGATCGAAGTTCTGATGGATATCATCCCTTGTGGTTTCGTCGAAGGTGGTATGCCCGGCGATGTTGACGCTGAACGGCCAGAAACCATAATAGTGGATCGTTGCGATAATATGCGGATCATTCAAGTCTTCGATGAAAGACTTCAGCGCATCCAAATGTTCTTGACCTGCGTTGGTATACAGGGTCGGCAGAACAAGCGGACGATCGGCGTTGTTTCCGCCGGATGCTCTAACGATGTTATAGAAGGAAAGGTTTAATGTATCAAGCAGCTCCTGGTGGGATTTGCCCGACTGTTCGCCGTAGAACTGCGGTTCATTGATGCTTTCGAACATCAACTCACGCGGGTAGTCCT includes these proteins:
- a CDS encoding cellulase family glycosylhydrolase, whose product is MLTITTMLLASLFMGSSVFAAEQTKSPMQQYVEAMQPGWNLGNTFDSVGLGGSEDPASEDETAWGNPNVTREQIAWIADQGFKSIRIPITFDAKTGPAPEYVVDPAYLERLAEVVNWSLDEGLYVMINMHHDSWIWVNGMGENHDDVLARFEAIWTQVAGHFKDYPRELMFESINEPQFYGEQSGKSHQELLDTLNLSFYNIVRASGGNNADRPLVLPTLYTNAGQEHLDALKSFIEDLNDPHIIATIHYYGFWPFSVNIAGHTTFDETTRDDIHQNFDRLYDTFVSQGIPVIIGEFGLLGFDQHTGTIEQGEKLKFFAYMLNYAQDKGLTHMLWDNGQHFNRRTFEWNDPQLYEWMRESWRGRSAVGMTDLVFVKKGGEVEDVTIPFEMNGRRFMMLTIGEQPLKMKQDFRFNRQTGVITLNADLLERLTASGEFGEQARLTTYFNLGAPWTFRVIYYDTPVFGAAEGTTVDFAIPVQYNGDLLATMEAYYEDGSFAGPQNWTPFKEFSYTFEPNYEENTLILKPNFFNETEDGVVNLKFHFWSGEVLEYTITKDGDYVTGQPVTN